A genome region from Dolichospermum compactum NIES-806 includes the following:
- a CDS encoding alpha/beta hydrolase: protein MFTEKSWKNFKVFAGAFCVVALTPFFGVNSSVHAADTVVIRYGQLEESASLEELKKSTETGKLPDSLGTYTKRMTEEQRRFLLEGLKIRIPINVATLDRLINTQIGTTILSDISTAITRRDQAGLQAMKGGLVLAANSPQGLSILSFIAAYPSKRLEINLPQALTVAGSLNGAFVRTQRFMFGLSPQVNPKDIKVAYSLDPTQAGSAQVQTLKLNFNDQKRQRQIPLDVYFSTAASVNKPLIVFSHGWGSVRTDLRYLAEHLASHGYVVAALEHPGSNETTFKAVSKGRKQLVAPQEFLDRPKDVSFIVDELEKLNQTANNPLQGKLATNNVMVVGYSFGGGTALALAGGELQIENLKQRCQPNLAKDNLGETLQCVAQALPGKTYQLRDGRIKQAIALNPTTSLMFGETGLTKVQIPTLILSSSADKITPALTEQVTGFAKIPSPKWLVGVVGASHLSIIDPSLTPYQMGKPNTPILNKEVVGEQAKDVRKFLKGITLAMAAQLTPEASQYAPFLTSDYAQISSTRLFPFRTVRELSPEMIQEAQGPGMTADK from the coding sequence ATGTTCACAGAGAAAAGCTGGAAGAATTTTAAGGTATTTGCAGGAGCATTTTGTGTTGTCGCGCTGACACCATTTTTTGGAGTTAATTCTTCTGTACACGCAGCAGATACGGTTGTGATTCGTTATGGACAACTGGAGGAATCTGCGTCCTTGGAAGAGTTAAAAAAATCTACGGAAACTGGCAAATTACCAGATAGTTTAGGAACTTATACCAAGAGAATGACTGAAGAACAACGTCGTTTTTTGTTAGAGGGACTAAAAATCCGAATTCCCATCAATGTTGCTACTTTAGATAGATTAATCAATACCCAAATTGGGACTACAATTCTCAGTGATATCTCGACCGCTATTACCCGTCGAGATCAGGCGGGACTACAAGCGATGAAAGGGGGATTGGTTTTAGCTGCTAATTCTCCACAGGGTTTATCTATACTAAGTTTTATTGCTGCCTATCCCAGCAAACGCCTAGAAATTAATTTACCCCAGGCTTTAACTGTAGCGGGGAGTTTAAATGGTGCATTTGTCCGCACTCAGCGGTTTATGTTTGGTCTTTCTCCCCAAGTTAACCCTAAAGATATCAAAGTTGCCTATTCTCTAGATCCTACTCAAGCAGGAAGCGCACAGGTACAGACACTCAAGTTAAATTTCAATGACCAAAAGCGTCAACGACAAATTCCCCTGGATGTTTATTTCTCTACCGCTGCTAGTGTAAATAAACCTTTAATTGTCTTTTCTCATGGTTGGGGTTCGGTGCGGACTGACTTGCGTTATTTAGCCGAACATTTGGCTTCTCATGGTTATGTTGTTGCGGCTTTGGAACATCCTGGTAGTAATGAAACTACTTTTAAAGCAGTCAGCAAAGGTAGAAAACAACTTGTTGCACCCCAAGAATTTTTAGACCGTCCCAAAGATGTCAGTTTTATTGTTGATGAACTGGAAAAACTTAACCAAACTGCGAACAATCCCCTACAGGGAAAACTGGCAACGAATAACGTTATGGTTGTAGGTTATTCCTTTGGTGGGGGAACGGCTTTAGCATTAGCTGGGGGTGAATTACAAATCGAAAACCTCAAACAACGCTGTCAGCCAAACTTAGCTAAGGACAATTTAGGTGAAACTCTTCAATGTGTGGCTCAAGCATTACCAGGAAAAACCTATCAATTGCGAGATGGGAGAATTAAACAGGCGATCGCTCTTAATCCTACCACCTCTTTAATGTTTGGGGAAACTGGGTTAACAAAAGTACAAATTCCCACATTAATCCTCTCTAGTTCCGCAGATAAAATTACCCCTGCATTAACTGAACAAGTTACGGGGTTTGCGAAAATTCCCTCCCCAAAATGGTTGGTGGGTGTGGTTGGTGCTTCTCATTTAAGCATCATAGATCCTAGTCTGACTCCATATCAAATGGGGAAACCAAATACACCTATCTTGAACAAAGAAGTAGTTGGAGAACAAGCTAAAGATGTGCGGAAATTTCTCAAAGGTATCACCCTAGCAATGGCAGCACAGTTAACCCCTGAAGCTAGTCAATATGCTCCTTTTTTGACTTCCGACTATGCTCAAATTTCCTCAACTCGTCTATTTCCCTTTCGCACAGTGCGAGAACTTTCTCCTGAGATGATACAAGAAGCACAAGGTCCAGGTATGACAGCCGATAAATAA